From the Phaeodactylum tricornutum CCAP 1055/1 chromosome 24, whole genome shotgun sequence genome, one window contains:
- a CDS encoding predicted protein, producing the protein QLESEQQQASVQDEWMDLAERIDSIQGNDVWRSDPSCPLYEQERISARIDELVHLMRRRDIFELMFVLRASIGRNKFGLLHEGLFSKALAGTKVLVETYHNVVCAALDFCCDAPVSPDEDPIPTDARLAFFNETRHAYGRTALLLSGGAALGFYHTGVVKTLMENRLMPRVIGGSSAGSLVCAMIATRTDEECRTLQGLVPIPLRHFSAVLYDIVTGNRRPQDMLMNDTEHFRACVRACVGNFTFQEAFDRTGRILNIVVTPKNNSDPPRLLNYLTAPHVMVWSAAVASSSLPGVFEANRLVVKEADGWERYESGGAPQHFSDGSMEQDLPMQQLSEMFNVNHFLISQANPHAVMFANYQQKNSVWSNPVTGFVDSILTFLRDQVRTWLLHLVACVGARSITPMFQTQRGIGTTFLTQEYEGRSCDISLIPWLGHRGLFSALLHIIYNPREAEFREWIQAAERETWRHIPAIKSHIAEEVTLDRCVQRLRKR; encoded by the exons CTAGCGGAGCGCATTGACAGCATCCAGGGGAACGATGTATGGCGGTCCGACCCGAGCTGCCCCTTGTACGAACAGGAACGTATTTCGGCGCGGATTGACGAATTGGTGCACCTTATGCGACGCCGGGATATCTTTGAACTCATGTTTGTGCTGCGTGCTTCGATTGGACGCAACAAGTTTGGGCTGTTGCACGAAGGGCTGTTCAGCAAGGCGTTAGCGGGTACCAAAGTACTCGTCGAGACGTATCACAACGTGGTCTGTGCTGCCTTGGACTTTTGTTGCGACGCTCCCGTGTCTCCTGACGAGGATCCTATCCCTACGGATGCCCGTCTCGCATTTTTCAACGAAACTCGACACGCTTACGGACGTACAGCCTTGCTCCTATCCGGTGGTGCGGCCTTGGGCTTTTACCATACTGGTGTCGTCAAGACGCTTATGGAAAATCGCCTCATGCCGCGTGTAATTGGTGGCAGCTCGGCTGGTTCGCTCGTGTGTGCCATGATAGCTACACGGACAGACGAAGAATGC CGGACCTTGCAAGGGTTGGTTCCAATTCCTCTCCGACACTTTTCCGCCGTGTTGTACGATATCGTCACCGGCAACCGTCGGCCTCAAGACATGCTCATGAATGATACAGAACACTTCCGAGCTTGCGTACGGGCCTGTGTCGGTAACTTCACATTTCAAGAAGCTTTCGACCGGACTGGGCGTATTCTGAACATCGTGGTGACGCCCAAGAACAATTCCGATCCGCCCCGCTTACTCAACTACTTGACGGCACCGCACGTTATGGTATGGTCAGCTGCCGTCGCGAGCTCCTCCCTACCCGGAGTTTTTGAAGCTAATCGACTAGTTGTCAAGGAAGCAGACGGTTGGGAACGGTACGAGTCGGGCGGCGCGCCACAGCACTTTTCGGATGGATCGATGGAACAGGATTTGCCCATGCAGCAGCTATCGGAGATGTTCAACGTCAACCACTTTTTGATCTCGCAGGCCAACCCACACGCCGTCATGTTTGCCAATTATCAACAAAAGAATTCGGTGTGGAGTAATCCTGTTACGGGCTTTGTGGATTCTATTCTGACCTTTTTACGCGATCAAGTGCGCACTTGGTTGTTGCATCTCGTGGCGTGCGTTGGCGCTCGTAGTATTACACCTATGTTCCAGACTCAACGTGGAATTGGTACAACTTTCCTGACGCAAGAATACGAAGGGCGGTCTTGCGACATTTCACTCATCCCATGGTTGGGTCATCGGGGACTCTTCAGTGCCTTATTGCACATTATCTACAACCCAAGGGAAGCCGAGTTTCGCGAATGGATCCAAGCAGCTGAACGAGAAACCTGGCGACACATTCCGGCCATCAAATCGCACATCGCCGAAGAAGTTACTCTGGATCGTTGTGTACAAAGGCTACGAAAAAGA
- a CDS encoding o-mtrns1 (Protein-L-isoaspartate O-methyltransferase domain-containing protein. Cytosolic. Many ESTs under nitrate depletion.): MAWRSSGTTNQEMVNNLKRFGVIHSQAVEDGFRAVDRRFFVPQNRLDLAHSDQPLKEENIHISAPHIYGTALEALELTPDTGLSFLNLGSGTAYLSAMVATILGPAHQHLAIELRDDVIQHAHSSLARWGRLATKTATKVPPIEILKGNALFIDDTLGEARFGFDRIYVGAAVEKEDIQGIANLLRPGGILVGPVDDELVKIVRVSQASSPRPQPPRSIRGHPPALTNEFTMQVLSGVRFVQLSISPPLSVVIPSHVWDPSIHHRYPESFRKSCKAILLCSHAPMLQPLLPAPRSRINAASKLPRALWMEILSYTHRDWFAPPRSEEAFLRARLEEEQEATRRAQKAREDTETRLHMAERERDIYRTLALRWQSRLRAITRSGAAHLENADGDDPLIGVDDISQAASIALVQDPSLRMGGLRSMFRQFQQDSSEEEETASEAEGMEDVEQEAMEETENASQGSEETESTMAASPPASSQGIEARSQARTVSF; encoded by the exons ATGGCTTGGCGGAGTAGTGGCACGACCAATCAAGAAATGGTCAACAACTTGAAGC GATTTGGAGTCATTCATTCACAAGCAGTGGAAGATGGATTCCGCGCTGTAGATCGTCGCTTCTTTGTTCCTCAG AATCGCCTCGACTTGGCACACTCGGACCAACCCCTCAAGGAAGAGAACATTCATATTTCGGCCCCGCACATCTATGGCACCGCCTTGGAAGCGCTCGAGCTCACACCGGATACAGGGTTGAGCTTCCTAAATCTGGGTTCCGGTACCGCTTATCTTTCGGCTATGGTAGCGACGATTTTAGGACCGGCACATCAGCACTTGGCTATCGAATTGCGTGACGATGTGATCCAGCATGCGCACAGCAGTTTAGCCCGGTGGGGTCGTTTAGCTACGAAAACCGCCACCAAGGTTCCGCCAATTGAAATTCTGAAGGGAAATGCGCTTTTTATCGACGACACGCTTGGTGAAGCTAGGTTTGGCTTTGATCGCATCTATGTTGGAGCGGCAGTCGAGAAGGAAGACATTCAAGGAATTGCGAACCTACTTCGCCCAGGTGGCATTCTAGTTGGTCCTG TGGATGATGAATTAGTCAAGATTGTCCGGGTCAGCCAGGCATCCTCACCGCGACCACAGCCTCCTCGTAGTATACGGGGTCATCCTCCCGCTCTGACCAACGAGTTTACAATGCAGGTCCTTTCCGGTGTGCGCTTCGTGCAGCTTTCGATCAGTCCTCCCCTTTCGGTGGTTATTCCGAGTCATGTGTGGGACCCTTCTATACATCACAGGTATCCGGAGAGTTTCCGCAAGTCCTGCAAAGCGATCTTACTCTGCTCCCATGCACCAATGTTGCAGCCTCTCTTACCAGCGCCAAGGTCCCGGATCAATGCCGCAAGCAAACTCCCAAGAGCATTGTGGATGGAAATCCTCTCGTATACACACCGCGACTGGTTTGCACCACCACGGTCAGAAGAGGCTTTCTTGCGTGCTCGCTTAGAGGAAGAACAGGAAGCCACCCGCCGTGCACAGAAGGCACGTGAAGATACTGAGACGAGACTGCACATGGCCGAGCGTGAGCGTGATATTTACCGCACGCTGGCCTTGCGCTGGCAATCTCGCTTACGGGCCATAACTCGTAGCGGTGCTGCCCATCTTGAGAATGCTGACGGCGACGACCCGTTAATTGGTGTTGACGACATATCGCAGGCGGCTTCTATAGCCCTTGTACAGGACCCATCGCTACGAATGGGAGGTCTTCGTTCCATGTTTCGGCAATTTCAACAAGATAGCAGCGAAGAGGAAGAGACAGCATCTGAGGCCGAGGGGATGGAAGATGTTGAGCAAGAAGCGATGGAGGAAACAGAGAATGCTTCACAAGGGTCAGAAGAGACAGAGTCTACTATGGCTGCCTCACCCCCCGCGTCTTCCCAGGGGATAGAGGCACGTTCACAGGCAAGAACCGTCTCGTTTTAA
- a CDS encoding predicted protein — protein sequence MSRPRKTIEDGVKNAATTVQDGTVDETALPDHDDVDDITRWNVEDSDGCFDGFDPVETVWDKNDEDFGMPDSFSIETEHEQATEAPTISTQQGKPGISIFANRRSAPQKASAAPKSHTVAASANTPVSILGLNNPYSRLSYTKNAIEKDISPEDLEDPFAEDVAGQLPMKTPATSLGNQTKIDKHHHFDTSSAYTTLAMPFAKAHHSSQFRTPSVHEVRVNDARTDGPQSKNIHKRHEINTPTSAINRNTSNLVQRPMVSPDTGLDDNIHGGTHPSLTLEPASPPQAVTAADGTADSQEEKDDAVLINTVAQESDAVMETARENFDNVHKNFLESIRDFQDDEKKYTKAILDMNVLLDTSHAEMLATQVQVFDLIDRMEKIKAISRESSVVERV from the exons ATGTCACGGCCACG CAAAACGATCGAGGACGGAGTAAAAAATGCTGCCACCACCGTCCAAGATGGAACCGTGGACGAGACTGCTCTTCCCGATCATGACGATGTTGACGACATCACGCGATGGAACGTGGAGGATTCCGACGGAtgttttgatggatttgACCCTGTTGAAACGGTATGGGACAAAAATGACGAGGATTTTGGAATGCCAGATTCGTTCTCGATTGAAACGGAACACGAACAG GCCACGGAAGCTCCCACCATCTCAACGCAGCAAGGAAAGCCTGGAATCTCAATCTTCGCGAACCGTCGCTCGGCACCTCAAAAGGCCTCGGCGGCTCCCAAATCCCATACTGTTGCAGCTTCCGCCAACACGCCGGTGTCCATCCTGGGCCTCAACAACCCCTATTCGAGGCTCTCGTATACAAAGAATGCCATTGAGAAAGATATCTCTCCGGAAGACCTCGAAGATCCCTTCGCGGAAGATGTCGCGGGACAGCTACCAATGAAAACTCCAGCTACTTCATTGGGTAACCAAACAAAGATCGACAAACACCATCATTTCGACACCTCATCGGCCTACACTACACTGGCAATGCCGTTTGCGAAAGCCCATCATTCTTCACAATTTCGTACACCTTCAGTCCACGAAGTTCGAGTCAATGATGCACGCACAGACGGGCCCCAATCTAAAAATATTCACAAGCGACATGAGATCAATACTCCCACTTCCGCCATCAACAGGAATACCAGCAATTTAGTGCAACGTCCTATGGTTTCCCCTGATACAGGACTGGACGACAATATCCATGGGGGCACACATCCATCACTGACGCTTGAACCTGCGTCTCCCCCACAGGCTGTCACTGCGGCGGATGGAACCGCCGATAGTCAAGAGGAGAAAGATGATGCCGTTCTCATCAACACTGTCGCACAAGAGTCCGACGCAGTAATGGAAACCGCGAGGGAAAACTTCGACAACGTCCACAAGAATTTTTTAGAAAGTATCCGCGACTTTCAAGATGACGAGAAAAAATATACGAAAGCGATTCTTGACATGAATGTTCTCCTTGATACCTCCCACGCGGAGATGCTTGCGACACAGGTGCAGGTGTTCGACTTGATCGATCGCATGGAAAAAATCAAAGCCATTTCTCGTG AATCGTCTGTTGTTGAGCGAGTGTGA
- a CDS encoding predicted protein, with the protein MLPSPSARRRYRSVLPILLHGDAAFAGQGVVYETMQMAEVPDFDVGGTIHVIINNQIGFTTNPLHSLSMPYSSTLGKAFNCPIFHCNGDDPLAVSTALETAVEWRHEWGMDVIIEMVCYRRNGPNKLDQPAFTQPKLYKEISQHPPTLDIFEK; encoded by the coding sequence ATGTTGCCAAGCCCGTCAGCCAGAAGAAGATATCGTAGCGTTTTACCAATCCTATTGCACGGagacgccgcctttgccgggcAAGGGGTAGTCTACGAGACCATGCAAATGGCCGAGGTGCCCGATTTTGATGTTGGTGGAAccattcacgtcatcatcaacaatcaGATTGGCTTTACCACCAACCCCCTACATTCGCTCTCAATGCCCTACTCGTCGACGTTGGGCAAGGCCTTCAATTGCCCCATCTTTCActgcaacggcgacgatcCCCTGGCAGTATCGACGGCACTCGAGACCGCCGTCGAATGGCGTCACGAATGGGGCATGGATGTCATTATCGAGATGGTCTGCTACCGTCGTAATGGTCCCAACAAATTGGATCAGCCGGCCTTTACACAACCCAAACTCTATAAGGAAATCTCTCAACACCCACCAACCCTGgatattttcgaaaagtga
- a CDS encoding predicted protein, protein MSRQLSVSSLHAGQLRYHDFAKLRELYALGRASHYSTVARDTGIVRASGSKDQSIASAWKADVGPMHNTTRSFLTFGSSASSNPFTQLLRTQQLKRLESAANAAPQDGDTQYRFLYELAQDHPSAVIARIRHPAFKRHALNSSAATLYLQLLQKTNQVSQLDVDDILQRVSRGLSEH, encoded by the exons ATGAGTCGTCAGCTTTCCGTGTCCTCTCTTCATGCTGGACAGCTGCGTTATCAC GATTTCGCCAAACTCCGAGAGCTCTACGCTCTGGGAAGAGCGTCGCATTATTCGACGGTAGCTCGAGACACTGGTATTGTCAGAGCAAGCGGCTCGAAAGATCAGAGCATAGCGTCAGCATGGAAAGCAGATGTTGGTCCTATGCACAATACGACGCGTTCTTTCTTGACTTTTGGCTCATCCGCATCATCGAATCCGTTTACCCAGCTACTCCGTACACAGCAACTCAAGCGGCTGGAATCAGCCGCCAACGCGGCACCGCAAGACGGTGATACTCAATATCGCTTCCTGTACGAACTTGCCCAGGATCATCCGTCCGCCGTCATTGCCCGTATCCGACATCCCGCATTCAAACGACACGCTCTCAACAGCAGCGCCGCGACGTTGTATCTGCAACTCCTGCAAAAGACCAATCAAGTCAGTCAACTCGATGTGGATGATATTTTGCAGCGCGTGTCACGCGGATTATCCGAGCAC
- a CDS encoding predicted protein, which yields MLQKGLDPKNPIHVQLTSATPSIRGMIGSALKTVFIVSIGFACIGALLDDKGIGRGMGGMNSNSKHVQEAEQDGRKVKFEDVKGVEEAKAELEEIVMYLKDPSKFTRLGGKLPRGLLLTGPPGTGKTLLAKAIAGEADVPFFYSSGSQFEEVYVGLGAKRIRELFEAAKKKAPAIIFIDEIDAVGGTRRLKDQSALKMTLNELLVQLDGFDENNGIIVIGATNFMESLDEALLRPGRFDKHVSVPLPDVGGRKEILEMYAKKTKLSKDVDLNILARGTTGFSGADLFNLMNQAALKASVDGLNAINMTVLEFAKDKILMGAERKTAVITAETARCTAYHEAGHALVAVLTEGATPIHKATIMPRGSALGMVTMLPEGDQTSQSLKQMLAFLDVAMGGRVAEELIFGKPEVTSGASSDILNATRVARNMVTKFGFSDEVGIVFHGGNNGEESASAETRARIDSEVKKLTEQAYKRAKDLLSRHSVEHKLLAETLLEYETLTGDEVRALVKRREKP from the coding sequence ATGCTCCAGAAAGGTCTCGATCCCAAAAATCCCATTCATGTACAACTCACTTCCGCCACGCCCTCAATCCGAGGCATGATTGGCTCGGCTCTGAAAACTGTCTTTATCGTCTCCATCGGATTTGCCTGTATTGGTGCCTTATTGGATGACAAAGGCATTGGTCGGGGCATGGGGGGAATGAACTCGAATAGCAAACACGTTCAAGAAGCCGAACAAGACGGGCGTAAGGTCAAGTTTGAGGACGTTAAGGGCGTtgaggaagccaaggcggaattggaagaaatcgtcaTGTACTTGAAAGATCCATCCAAATTTACACGTTTGGGCGGAAAACTCCCACGGGGCTTGCTCTTGACGGGACCTCCGGGAACCGGTAAGACATTGCTAGCCAAAGCGATTGCTGGCGAAGCTGATGTACCCTTTTTTTATTCGAGTGGCTCCCAGTTTGAAGAAGTTTACGTTGGTTTGGGTGCCAAACGCATCCGAGAATTGTTCGAAGCCGCCAAAAAGAAGGCACCGGCGATTATCTTTAtcgacgaaattgacgcCGTCGGTGGAACACGGCGGTTGAAGGATCAGTCGGCCTTGAAGATGACGCTGAACGAGTTGTTGGTGCAGTTGGACGGTTTCGACGAAAACAATGGTATTATTGTAATTGGAGCGACCAATTTCATGGAGTCACTAGACGAGGCCTTGCTGCGACCAGGTCGGTTTGACAAGCACGTGTCGGTGCCGCTTCCAGATGTGGGTGGTCGCAAGGAGATTCTGGAAATGTACGCTAAGAAAACAAAACTTTCCAAGGACGTCGACTTGAATATTCTGGCGCGAGGCACAACCGGTTTTTCAGGGGCGGATCTTTTCAACCTTATGAATCAAGCCGCATTGAAGGCATCAGTAGACGGATTGAACGCTATCAATATGACGGTTTTGGAATTCGCCAAGGACAAGATTCTCATGGGCGCCGAGCGAAAGACAGCAGTCATTACCGCCGAAACGGCTCGATGCACCGCCTATCACGAAGCGGGTCACGCTCTTGTTGCGGTACTGACGGAAGGAGCGACACCGATTCATAAGGCAACGATCATGCCGCGTGGTTCGGCGTTGGGAATGGTGACCATGTTGCCCGAAGGTGATCAGACTAGTCAGAGCTTAAAGCAGATGTTGGCTTTTTTGGATGTTGCCATGGGCGGTCGTGTTGCAGAAGAATTGATCTTTGGTAAACCGGAGGTGACGTCGGGTGCATCTAGCGATATTCTAAACGCGACTCGTGTAGCACGCAACATGGTGACCAAGTTTGGCTTCAGCGACGAAGTCGGCATCGTCTTTCATGGTGGCAATAACGGCGAAGAGAGTGCGTCAGCCGAAACACGGGCAAGGATTGATAGTGAAGTCAAAAAGTTGACCGAGCAAGCCTACAAACGTGCCAAAGATTTGCTCTCACGGCATAGCGTAGAACACAAGTTACTGGCGGAAACGTTGCTAGAATACGAAACCTTGACCGGAGACGAAGTCCGAGCGTTAGTCAAGAGGCGCGAAAAGCCA
- a CDS encoding predicted protein, whose translation MPLTKDILREGDGQTFPQKGDMLTMHYKGTLASNNSKFDSSYDRKTPFQFKIGRGDVIQGWDEGVPQMSLGEKAILHIPSDLGYGAQGAGGVIPPNADLDFEVELLGIGDKKANVPSESSCCAIL comes from the exons ATGCCGCTTACAAAG GATATTTTACGAGAAGGGGATGGGCAAACCTTTCCCCAGAAGGGCGATATGCTCACTATGCACTACAAAGGAACATTGGCTTCGAACAATAGTAAGTTTGACAGTAGCTACGACCGCAAAACTCCATTCCAATTCAAAATTGGACGAGGAGACGTCATTCAAGGCTGGGACGAAGGGGTGCCGCAAATGAGCTTGGGGGAAAAGGCAATCCTCCATATTCCATCCGACTTGGGATACGGGGCTCAAGGCGCTGGTGGAGTTATCCCTCCCAACGCCGATTTGGATTTTGAGGTGGAGTTATTGGGTATTGGGGACAAGAAAGCTAACGTGCCCTCAGAGTCATCGTGCTGTGCCATCCTTTAA
- a CDS encoding predicted protein: MSDIAPNNPTIDDAFNAVVVDGTVQANVAPVIEHPNVANENPVFPIVVNHYDNLLAMTGMNIGTRKALVSEGFGSMSSLVRLITKDLDSLVDMMNKQHRGKSFKSTYPPGTADNEKEIHIGFNSKSTLSVIIHWAERLKRLGKEVRAEDYTSEVDQLARDRMEEEKEIREVAKTQTPVKPTPLKDMTKWRSFFENWHQYMSCCRGPSLTPLTYVYRTQEEPETAPLEDYDDMDAYLVAQTILSGPKFVIDNKRVFDEFKEAITTTGPGWAFIKEFNKGKNGRAAILKLKAQAEGTLNESIRRDDAIKILSTTTYSGPSRNWNIDTLLQKFQYAVSELVEIDGASLPDGQLVTYLVQALKDPSLSYVRDTIRTNATYRNSFHEAQLFVKTFVSSSSIKTETTPRQINDVQTSNGGSGGGKSGGGGKGGSKSGPIKGPVTARSYSPGEWKSLTKEQQEKVKSMRSKKKQVSKPSEEKERSVDSVSREDTAGIKEDHANDKSQPIDDAAGLQFGRGAHKKSVGFVMDKASPSGNGAKKQKLL, translated from the coding sequence ATGTCTGATATTGCTCCCAACAACCCTACCATCGACGACGCGTTcaacgctgttgtcgttgacggAACTGTTCAAGCCAATGTCGCCCCTGTTATCGAACATCCTAACGTTGCGAACGAAAACCCTGTCTTTCCCATTGTTGTTAACCATTATGACAATCTTCTTGCCATGACCGGAATGAACATTGGTACCCGCAAGGCTCTCGTGTCGGAAGGGTTTGGCTCTATGTCCTCTTTGGTCCGCTTGATCACTAAGGACCTTGACTCCCTTGTCGATATGATGAACAAGCAACACCGTGGAAAATCCTTCAAGAGCACTTATCCCCCTGGAACGGCTGATAACGAGAAGGAGATCCATATTGGCTTTAACTCTAAGTCAACTCTTTCGGTTATCATCCACTGGGCTGAACGTTTGAAACGTCTTGGAAAAGAGGTTCGTGCTGAGGACTACACGAGTGAAGTTGATCAGCTTGCCCGCGACCGCatggaagaggaaaaggaaatccgCGAGGTGGCCAAGACCCAGACACCGGTCAAGCCTACTCCCCTCAAGGACATGACCAAATGGCGTTCTTTCTTCGAGAATTGGCACCAGTACATGAGTTGCTGTCGCGGTCCCTCGCTGACCCCCCTCACGTATGTTTACCGTACTCAGGAGGAGCCTGAAACTGCCCCCCTTGAAGATTATGACGACATGGATGCTTACTTGGTGGCCCAGACGATTTTATCGGGTCCCAAGTTTGTAATTGACAACAAGCGAGTTTTTGATGAATTCAAAGAGGCAATTACCACGACCGGCCCAGGATGGGCTTTCATTAAGGAGTTCAACAAGGGCAAGAACGGTCGCGCTGCTATTTTGAAGTTGAAGGCACAGGCAGAAGGAACCCTCAACGAATCTATTCGTCGGGATGATGCAATCAAAATcttgtcaacaacaacatacAGCGGTCCTAGTCGCAATTGGAACATTGACACCTTGTTGCAGAAATTCCAATATGCGGTCTCTGAGCTGGTCGAAATTGACGGGGCCTCTTTACCGGATGGCCAGCTTGTCACCTACTTGGTGCAGGCACTCAAAGATCCCAGTTTGAGTTACGTTCGCGACACTATTCGCACTAATGCTACCTACCGGAACAGTTTCCACGAGGCTCAGCTTTTTGTGAAAACGTtcgtttcttcatcttcgatCAAGACCGAAACAACGCCCCGACAGATAAATGATGTTCAGACGTCCAATGGTGGATCTGGTGGTGGAAAATCAGGTGGCggtggaaaaggaggaagcAAGTCGGGCCCTATTAAGGGCCCAGTTACGGCTCGTAGTTATTCTCCAGGCGAATGGAAGAGTCTTACCAAAGAGCAGCAAGAGAAAGTGAAGTCTATGCGTTCTAAGAAGAAGCAAGTGAGCAAACCAAGcgaagaaaaggaacgcAGTGTTGACAGTGTCTCGCGGGAGGATACCGCAGGCATTAAAGAAGATCATGCCAATGATAAGTCTCAACCGATAGACGATGCTGCCGGTCTTCAATTTGGACGTGGTGCACACAAAAAATCGGTTGGATTTGTCATGGATAAAGCTTCTCCCTCTGGAAACGGagcgaagaagcagaaaCTATTGTGA